In one window of Gossypium hirsutum isolate 1008001.06 chromosome A01, Gossypium_hirsutum_v2.1, whole genome shotgun sequence DNA:
- the LOC107944465 gene encoding uncharacterized protein isoform X2, protein MENEGDHVLKNGEGTSSCNSNNTLNPPLQRFADSTEIIEETPHDQHRRQDDLVLEIPNRSVEDAREEFVRIDMTLTPTATPRRVNFSPMPSPIFNRFDESPVYSSPKSKPSLKSLLPKLSFKYRNTNLEIEKAAILALGGSSADIQGKPRIPRTFSLSKIFTPRAKNTSSLPGTPIAHSNPESTHGGQKGGITGPPIHRSHSVPTLNKDGSITQLDSFSGVFRSYCSDGNNDDGEDIPEEEAVCRICLIELGEGAETLKMECSCKGELALAHQECAIKWFSIKGNKMCDVCKQEVQNLPVTLLRIQNAQAHNMRGPGARIESARYRVWQDVPILVIVSMLAYFCFLEQLLVSKMKSGAIAISLPFSCILGLLASMTSTTMVRRKYVWLYATIQFALVVLSVIFSTHW, encoded by the exons ATGGAAAATGAAGGAGACCATGTACTGAAGAATGGTGAAGGAACAAGCAGCTGCAATAGCAACAACACTCTTAATCCTCCACTTCAAAgg TTCGCAGATTCAACTGAGATAATCGAAGAGACGCCACACGATCAGCACCGAAGACAAGATGATCTCGTCTTAGAGATACCAAATCGAAGTGTCGAGGATGCGAGGGAGGAGTTTGTAAGAATAGACATGACCTTGACACCAACAGCTACTCCTAGAAGAGTCAATTTTTCACCTATGCCTAGTCCTATTTTTAACAGATTTGACGAGTCCCCTGTCTATTCATCGCCGAAGAGTAAACCGTCCTTAAAAAGCCTCCTTCCGAAGTTGAGTTTCAAATATCGAAACACTAATTTGGAGATCGAGAAGGCTGCTATCTTAGCTCTAGGAGGTTCATCAGCAGATATACAAGGAAAGCCTCGTATCCCGAGAACGTTTTCTCTCTCGAAGATTTTCACACCGAGAGCTAAAAATACTTCATCATTACCTGGTACTCCGATTGCACATTCGAACCCCGAGTCCACGCACGGCGGGCAG AAAGGAGGGATCACCGGACCACCCATTCATCGTTCGCATTCAGTGCCTACGCTTAACAAAGATGGAAGCATAACGCAATTGGATTCTTTTAGCGGTGTATTTCGT TCTTATTGTTCAGATGGAAACAATGATGATGGTGAAGATATTCCTGAAGAAGAAGCTGTTTGTCGAATTTGCTTGATCGAACTCGGAGAAGGAGCTGAGACCCTTAAGATGGAATGTAGCTGCAAAGGTGAACTTGCCCTTGCGCACCAAGAATGTGCCATAAAATGGTTTAGCATCAAAGGTAACAAAATGTGTGACGTGTGCAAGCAAGAAGTTCAAAACTTACCCGTCACTCTTTTACGGATTCAAAACGCTCAAGCTCATAACATGAGAGGACCTGGGGCACGAATCGAGTCTGCTAGATACAG GGTTTGGCAGGATGTCCCGATTCTCGTCATTGTCAGCATGCTTGCTTACTTTTGTTTTCTCGAGCAGCTGTTG GTTTCGAAAATGAAGTCCGGTGCTATCGCTATCTCTCTTCCGTTTTCATGTATATTGGGCCTCCTTGCATCCATGACGTCGACAACAATGG tAAGGAGAAAATATGTCTGGCTTTACGCTACGATTCAATTCGCGCTTGTGGTTCTTTCCGTCATCTTTTCTACTCATTGGTAA
- the LOC107944465 gene encoding uncharacterized protein isoform X1 has product MENEGDHVLKNGEGTSSCNSNNTLNPPLQRFADSTEIIEETPHDQHRRQDDLVLEIPNRSVEDAREEFVRIDMTLTPTATPRRVNFSPMPSPIFNRFDESPVYSSPKSKPSLKSLLPKLSFKYRNTNLEIEKAAILALGGSSADIQGKPRIPRTFSLSKIFTPRAKNTSSLPGTPIAHSNPESTHGGQKGGITGPPIHRSHSVPTLNKDGSITQLDSFSGVFRVIPTTPRVVKGTVVTTSNIVIKSDMNGNNDDGEDIPEEEAVCRICLIELGEGAETLKMECSCKGELALAHQECAIKWFSIKGNKMCDVCKQEVQNLPVTLLRIQNAQAHNMRGPGARIESARYRVWQDVPILVIVSMLAYFCFLEQLLVSKMKSGAIAISLPFSCILGLLASMTSTTMVRRKYVWLYATIQFALVVLSVIFSTHW; this is encoded by the exons ATGGAAAATGAAGGAGACCATGTACTGAAGAATGGTGAAGGAACAAGCAGCTGCAATAGCAACAACACTCTTAATCCTCCACTTCAAAgg TTCGCAGATTCAACTGAGATAATCGAAGAGACGCCACACGATCAGCACCGAAGACAAGATGATCTCGTCTTAGAGATACCAAATCGAAGTGTCGAGGATGCGAGGGAGGAGTTTGTAAGAATAGACATGACCTTGACACCAACAGCTACTCCTAGAAGAGTCAATTTTTCACCTATGCCTAGTCCTATTTTTAACAGATTTGACGAGTCCCCTGTCTATTCATCGCCGAAGAGTAAACCGTCCTTAAAAAGCCTCCTTCCGAAGTTGAGTTTCAAATATCGAAACACTAATTTGGAGATCGAGAAGGCTGCTATCTTAGCTCTAGGAGGTTCATCAGCAGATATACAAGGAAAGCCTCGTATCCCGAGAACGTTTTCTCTCTCGAAGATTTTCACACCGAGAGCTAAAAATACTTCATCATTACCTGGTACTCCGATTGCACATTCGAACCCCGAGTCCACGCACGGCGGGCAG AAAGGAGGGATCACCGGACCACCCATTCATCGTTCGCATTCAGTGCCTACGCTTAACAAAGATGGAAGCATAACGCAATTGGATTCTTTTAGCGGTGTATTTCGTGTAATTCCTACAACTCCACGAGTAGTCAAAGGAACAGTtgtaacaacatcaaacatagTTATCAAAAGTGATATGA ATGGAAACAATGATGATGGTGAAGATATTCCTGAAGAAGAAGCTGTTTGTCGAATTTGCTTGATCGAACTCGGAGAAGGAGCTGAGACCCTTAAGATGGAATGTAGCTGCAAAGGTGAACTTGCCCTTGCGCACCAAGAATGTGCCATAAAATGGTTTAGCATCAAAGGTAACAAAATGTGTGACGTGTGCAAGCAAGAAGTTCAAAACTTACCCGTCACTCTTTTACGGATTCAAAACGCTCAAGCTCATAACATGAGAGGACCTGGGGCACGAATCGAGTCTGCTAGATACAG GGTTTGGCAGGATGTCCCGATTCTCGTCATTGTCAGCATGCTTGCTTACTTTTGTTTTCTCGAGCAGCTGTTG GTTTCGAAAATGAAGTCCGGTGCTATCGCTATCTCTCTTCCGTTTTCATGTATATTGGGCCTCCTTGCATCCATGACGTCGACAACAATGG tAAGGAGAAAATATGTCTGGCTTTACGCTACGATTCAATTCGCGCTTGTGGTTCTTTCCGTCATCTTTTCTACTCATTGGTAA
- the LOC107944467 gene encoding dnaJ protein P58IPK homolog isoform X2: MALVDGNLGNAAELFERVSQSIKVKRYSEALNDLNAAIEADPALSEAYMRHASLLRQLCRYEESEKSYKKFLELKPRNSVAEKELSQLHQAQSALETAFSLFESKDYTKALDYVDKVVLVFSPACSKAKMLKLKLLVAAKDYSSVISESGFILKEDENNLEALLLRGHAYYYLADHDVAQRHYQKGLRLDPEHGELKKAYFRLKNLLKKTKSAEDNANKGKLRVAVEDYKGALALDPNHLAHNVHLHLGLCKVLVRLGRGKDALSSCSEALNIDEELLEALVQRGEAKLLTEDWEGAVEDLKSAAEKSPQDMNIRGALMRAEKALKLSKRKDWYKILGVSKTASVAEIKRAYKKLALQWHPDKNVDNREEAEAQFREIAAAYEVLGDEEKRTRYDRGEDIEDIGMGGGGFNPFGGGGGGQHFTFTFDGGFPGGFGGGFPGGDGGGGGFGFNF, encoded by the exons ATGGCATTAGTGG ATGGAAATCTAGGAAATGCTGCTGAGTTGTTCGAGAGAGTTTCACAGAGTATAAAAGTGAAGCGTTACAGTGAGGCACTCAATGATCTCAATGCTGCTATTGAGGCAGATCCAGCACTTTCAGAAGCATATATGCGCCATGCATCTCTTTTACGTCAGCTATGCCG ATACGAGGAATCGGAGAAAAGCTACAAAAAGTTTCTAGAACTAAAACCCAGAAATTCTGTTGCTGAAAAGGAACTATCTCAGTTACATCAGGCTCAAAGTGCTTTGGAAACAGCTTTCAGTTTATTTGAGTCCAAGGATTATACAAAAGCTTTGGATTATGTGGATAAAGTTGTACTTGTTTTTTCTCCAGCATGCTCGAAG GCTAAGATGCTAAAGTTGAAACTGCTTGTAGCGGCTAAAGACTATTCTAGTGTTATTTCCGAATCCGGGTTTATTCTCAAGGAAGATGAGAACAATCTTGAGGCCTTACTCCTCCGTGGTCATGCTTATTACTATTTAGCAGATCATGATGTTGCCCAAAG GCATTACCAGAAAGGTCTTCGCCTAGATCCAGAGCACGGTGAACTGAAGAAAGCATATTTTAGATTGAAAAATTTATTGAAGAAGACTAAAAGT GCGGAAGATAATGCAAACAAGGGTAAGCTGCGCGTTGCCGTTGAGGACTACAAAGGAGCACTTGCATTGGACCCAAATCATCTCGCTCATAACGTGCATCTTCACCTTGGATTATGTAAGGTCTTGGTTAGGCTCGGAAGAGGGAAGGATGCTTTAAGTAGTTGCTCTGAGGCGCTTAACATTGATGAGGAACTTCTCGAAGCTTTAGTACAG AGGGGTGAAGCTAAACTTTTAACAGAGGACTGGGAAGGTGCCGTTGAAGACCTAAAATCGGCAGCTGAGAAATCACCTCAG GATATGAATATCCGTGGGGCACTTATGAGGGCTGAGAAAGCTTTAAAGTTGAGCAAACGCAAAGACTGGTACAAAATTCTCGGTGTTTCAAAGACTGCTTCGGTAGCTGAAATAAAACGTGCGTACAAGAAACTCGCTTTACAATGGCACCCTGATAAGAATGTTGATAATAGAGAAGAAGCTGAGGCACAATTCCGAGAAATCGCTGCTGCGTACGAG GTTCTTGGAGACGAGGAAAAAAGAACAAGGTATGATAGAGGAGAAGATATTGAAGACATAGGTATGGGCGGAGGTGGTTTCAATCCgtttggtggtggtggtggaggacAGCATTTCACATTTACGTTTGATGGTGGGTTTCCCGGTGGCTTTGGAGGAGGATTTCCAGGtggtgatggtggtggtggtggtttcGGTTTCAACTTTTGA
- the LOC107944467 gene encoding dnaJ protein P58IPK homolog isoform X1 translates to MLKSLSLNWAFNSMAWNGLVYTAFILNFVLICQHLLLQPLVSALDGNLGNAAELFERVSQSIKVKRYSEALNDLNAAIEADPALSEAYMRHASLLRQLCRYEESEKSYKKFLELKPRNSVAEKELSQLHQAQSALETAFSLFESKDYTKALDYVDKVVLVFSPACSKAKMLKLKLLVAAKDYSSVISESGFILKEDENNLEALLLRGHAYYYLADHDVAQRHYQKGLRLDPEHGELKKAYFRLKNLLKKTKSAEDNANKGKLRVAVEDYKGALALDPNHLAHNVHLHLGLCKVLVRLGRGKDALSSCSEALNIDEELLEALVQRGEAKLLTEDWEGAVEDLKSAAEKSPQDMNIRGALMRAEKALKLSKRKDWYKILGVSKTASVAEIKRAYKKLALQWHPDKNVDNREEAEAQFREIAAAYEVLGDEEKRTRYDRGEDIEDIGMGGGGFNPFGGGGGGQHFTFTFDGGFPGGFGGGFPGGDGGGGGFGFNF, encoded by the exons ATGTTGAAGAGTTTGAGTTTGAACTGGGCCTTCAATTCAATGGCTTGGAATGGACTTGTCTACACAGCTTTTATACTGAATTTTGTATTGATTTGTCAGCATTTGCTTCTTCAGCCTCTCGTTTCGGCTTTGG ATGGAAATCTAGGAAATGCTGCTGAGTTGTTCGAGAGAGTTTCACAGAGTATAAAAGTGAAGCGTTACAGTGAGGCACTCAATGATCTCAATGCTGCTATTGAGGCAGATCCAGCACTTTCAGAAGCATATATGCGCCATGCATCTCTTTTACGTCAGCTATGCCG ATACGAGGAATCGGAGAAAAGCTACAAAAAGTTTCTAGAACTAAAACCCAGAAATTCTGTTGCTGAAAAGGAACTATCTCAGTTACATCAGGCTCAAAGTGCTTTGGAAACAGCTTTCAGTTTATTTGAGTCCAAGGATTATACAAAAGCTTTGGATTATGTGGATAAAGTTGTACTTGTTTTTTCTCCAGCATGCTCGAAG GCTAAGATGCTAAAGTTGAAACTGCTTGTAGCGGCTAAAGACTATTCTAGTGTTATTTCCGAATCCGGGTTTATTCTCAAGGAAGATGAGAACAATCTTGAGGCCTTACTCCTCCGTGGTCATGCTTATTACTATTTAGCAGATCATGATGTTGCCCAAAG GCATTACCAGAAAGGTCTTCGCCTAGATCCAGAGCACGGTGAACTGAAGAAAGCATATTTTAGATTGAAAAATTTATTGAAGAAGACTAAAAGT GCGGAAGATAATGCAAACAAGGGTAAGCTGCGCGTTGCCGTTGAGGACTACAAAGGAGCACTTGCATTGGACCCAAATCATCTCGCTCATAACGTGCATCTTCACCTTGGATTATGTAAGGTCTTGGTTAGGCTCGGAAGAGGGAAGGATGCTTTAAGTAGTTGCTCTGAGGCGCTTAACATTGATGAGGAACTTCTCGAAGCTTTAGTACAG AGGGGTGAAGCTAAACTTTTAACAGAGGACTGGGAAGGTGCCGTTGAAGACCTAAAATCGGCAGCTGAGAAATCACCTCAG GATATGAATATCCGTGGGGCACTTATGAGGGCTGAGAAAGCTTTAAAGTTGAGCAAACGCAAAGACTGGTACAAAATTCTCGGTGTTTCAAAGACTGCTTCGGTAGCTGAAATAAAACGTGCGTACAAGAAACTCGCTTTACAATGGCACCCTGATAAGAATGTTGATAATAGAGAAGAAGCTGAGGCACAATTCCGAGAAATCGCTGCTGCGTACGAG GTTCTTGGAGACGAGGAAAAAAGAACAAGGTATGATAGAGGAGAAGATATTGAAGACATAGGTATGGGCGGAGGTGGTTTCAATCCgtttggtggtggtggtggaggacAGCATTTCACATTTACGTTTGATGGTGGGTTTCCCGGTGGCTTTGGAGGAGGATTTCCAGGtggtgatggtggtggtggtggtttcGGTTTCAACTTTTGA
- the LOC107944467 gene encoding dnaJ protein P58IPK homolog B isoform X3 — translation MLLLRQIQHFQKHICAMHLFYVSYAGIVESQEVWIYIYIHLYEESEKSYKKFLELKPRNSVAEKELSQLHQAQSALETAFSLFESKDYTKALDYVDKVVLVFSPACSKAKMLKLKLLVAAKDYSSVISESGFILKEDENNLEALLLRGHAYYYLADHDVAQRHYQKGLRLDPEHGELKKAYFRLKNLLKKTKSAEDNANKGKLRVAVEDYKGALALDPNHLAHNVHLHLGLCKVLVRLGRGKDALSSCSEALNIDEELLEALVQRGEAKLLTEDWEGAVEDLKSAAEKSPQDMNIRGALMRAEKALKLSKRKDWYKILGVSKTASVAEIKRAYKKLALQWHPDKNVDNREEAEAQFREIAAAYEVLGDEEKRTRYDRGEDIEDIGMGGGGFNPFGGGGGGQHFTFTFDGGFPGGFGGGFPGGDGGGGGFGFNF, via the exons ATGCTGCTATTGAGGCAGATCCAGCACTTTCAGAAGCATATATGCGCCATGCATCTCTTTTACGTCAGCTATGCCGGTATTGTTGAATCACAGGAagtttggatatatatatatatacactt ATACGAGGAATCGGAGAAAAGCTACAAAAAGTTTCTAGAACTAAAACCCAGAAATTCTGTTGCTGAAAAGGAACTATCTCAGTTACATCAGGCTCAAAGTGCTTTGGAAACAGCTTTCAGTTTATTTGAGTCCAAGGATTATACAAAAGCTTTGGATTATGTGGATAAAGTTGTACTTGTTTTTTCTCCAGCATGCTCGAAG GCTAAGATGCTAAAGTTGAAACTGCTTGTAGCGGCTAAAGACTATTCTAGTGTTATTTCCGAATCCGGGTTTATTCTCAAGGAAGATGAGAACAATCTTGAGGCCTTACTCCTCCGTGGTCATGCTTATTACTATTTAGCAGATCATGATGTTGCCCAAAG GCATTACCAGAAAGGTCTTCGCCTAGATCCAGAGCACGGTGAACTGAAGAAAGCATATTTTAGATTGAAAAATTTATTGAAGAAGACTAAAAGT GCGGAAGATAATGCAAACAAGGGTAAGCTGCGCGTTGCCGTTGAGGACTACAAAGGAGCACTTGCATTGGACCCAAATCATCTCGCTCATAACGTGCATCTTCACCTTGGATTATGTAAGGTCTTGGTTAGGCTCGGAAGAGGGAAGGATGCTTTAAGTAGTTGCTCTGAGGCGCTTAACATTGATGAGGAACTTCTCGAAGCTTTAGTACAG AGGGGTGAAGCTAAACTTTTAACAGAGGACTGGGAAGGTGCCGTTGAAGACCTAAAATCGGCAGCTGAGAAATCACCTCAG GATATGAATATCCGTGGGGCACTTATGAGGGCTGAGAAAGCTTTAAAGTTGAGCAAACGCAAAGACTGGTACAAAATTCTCGGTGTTTCAAAGACTGCTTCGGTAGCTGAAATAAAACGTGCGTACAAGAAACTCGCTTTACAATGGCACCCTGATAAGAATGTTGATAATAGAGAAGAAGCTGAGGCACAATTCCGAGAAATCGCTGCTGCGTACGAG GTTCTTGGAGACGAGGAAAAAAGAACAAGGTATGATAGAGGAGAAGATATTGAAGACATAGGTATGGGCGGAGGTGGTTTCAATCCgtttggtggtggtggtggaggacAGCATTTCACATTTACGTTTGATGGTGGGTTTCCCGGTGGCTTTGGAGGAGGATTTCCAGGtggtgatggtggtggtggtggtttcGGTTTCAACTTTTGA
- the LOC107944466 gene encoding syntaxin-71 has product MTVIDILTRVDVICKKYDKYDVEKQRDQNISGDDAFARQYAAIEADIESALQKAELVSKEKSKASAVAVNAEIRRTKARLLEEVPKLQRLAVKKVKGISTEEMTARSDLVLALPDRIQAIPDGTAAPKTGGGMSSAPSASRTEIKFDSDGRFDNEYFQESEQSSQFRQEYEMRRIKQDQGLDMISEGLDTLKNMAHDMNEELDRQVPLMDEIETKVDKAAGDLKNTNVRLKHTVTQLRSSRNFCIDIVLLCIVLGIAAYLYNVLKK; this is encoded by the exons atgactGTCATTGATATATTGACCAGAGTAGATGTGATCTGTAAGAAGTACGACAAATACGACGTCGAAAAGCAGCGAGACCAAAATATCTCCGGCGACGATGCCTTTGCTCGCCAATACGCTGCTATTGAAGCCGACATTGAATCCGCTCTTCAA AAAGCGGAGCTTGTTTCCAAGGAGAAAAGTAAGGCATCTGCTGTTGCGGTGAATGCTGAGATTCGTCGAACCAAGGCTAGATTGCTTGAGGAGGTCCCTAAACTGCAGAGGTTGGCTGTTAAGAAG GTTAAAGGGATTTCAACCGAAGAGATGACTGCTCGTAGTGATCTGGTCCTCGCATTGCCGGATAGGATTCAAGCTATACCTGATGGAACTGCTGCTCCTAAAACTGGAGGCGGGATGTCTTCAGCACCTTCAGCTTCTCGTACTGAAATTAAGTTCGACTCAG ATGGGCGATTTGATAATGAATACTTTCAAGAATCTGAGCAGTCAAGTCAATTCAGGCAGGAGTATGAAATGCGAAGAATAAAGCAG GACCAAGGTTTAGATATGATTTCAGAAGGTTTGGATACTTTAAAGAACATGGCTCATGATATGAATGAG GAATTGGATAGGCAAGTTCCtttgatggatgaaattgaaaccAAG GTGGATAAGGCAGCTGGTGACCTAAAGAATACCAATGTCAGACTTAAACACACTGTCACTCAG CTGAGATCCAGCCGAAATTTCTGCATCGATATTGTCTTATTATGCATAGTTTTGGGAATTGCTGCCTATTTATACAA TGTTTTGAAGAAATGA
- the LOC121218832 gene encoding ribosome production factor 2 homolog: protein NLFCLADSDYVLLCCQYGSHSKKRPNNLVIGRMYDHHVYDLIEVGVENFKSIESFSYDKKIAPRVGSKPFIAFIGEGFENVDELKHLKEVLLYFLRGEVVENINLAGLDRVYVCTTISSNKVYLTHCALQLKKSGTVVPRMELVEVGPSMDLVVRRHRLPNEGLRKEAMKTAKDQPKKKVGELALPNKAKGVKSERREAKNKEANEHASKKQKEESE, encoded by the exons AACCTGTTCTGCTTAGCAGATTCTGATTACGTGCTCTTGTGTTGTCAGTATGGTTCACATTCGAAGAAGCGACCTAACAATCTAGTTATAGGGCGAATGTACGATCACCATGTATACGATCTCATAGAGGTTGGGGTTGAGAATTTTAAATCTATTGAATCATTCAGTTATGATAAGAAGATAGCACCTCGGGTTGGATCTAAGCCTTTCATTGCTTTCATTGGAGAAGGATTCGAGAATGTAGATGAGCTGAAACATTTGAAGGAagttttgctttattttttaCGAGGAGAG GTTGTGGAGAATATAAACCTTGCTGGATTGGACCGTGTTTACGTATGTACAACAATTTCTTCGAACAAGGTATACCTTACGCATTGTGcccttcaattaaaaaaatccGGCACTGTAGTTCCGAGGATGGAACTCGTTGAAGTAGGCCCTTCCATGGATTTGGTGGTTCGACGTCACCGTCTACCAAACGAAGGCTTGAGGAAAGAAGCAATGAAAACTGCAAAAGATCAACCTAAGAAGAAG GTCGGAGAATTGGCTTTACCAAACAAAGCTAAAGGTGTGAAGAGCGAACGCCGTGAAGCTAAGAATAAAGAGGCGAACGAACATGCCTCGAAAAAACAGAAGGAAGAATCTGAGTAA